From the Diospyros lotus cultivar Yz01 chromosome 13, ASM1463336v1, whole genome shotgun sequence genome, one window contains:
- the LOC127787958 gene encoding dof zinc finger protein DOF5.1-like: MVFSSIPAYLDPSNWQQQQPNPQTAGTSSSGNPHLPLPPQPPPPLPQPHVAGVTGSIRPGSMADRARLANIPMPEAALKCPRCDSSNTKFCYFNNYSLSQPRHFCKACRRYWTRGGALRNVPVGGGCRRNKRSKGSSSKSPVSSDRQTSSGSASAASSTSTGTASILGLTPQIPPLRFMAPLSQLSDYGAGEISLGYSGVSAPLAAITSDMNFQLGSMSLGGGVGGAYMPAAGGFDQWRLQPTQISSLAAGLDLPSGLYPFQSGLEPLSGAYGGEGSQIRPKQTASGIGQPANSVKMEDNQQDVNLSRQFLGLPGNDQYWSTAGSGWNINDLSGFSSSSTTNPL, encoded by the exons ATGGTTTTTTCCTCCATTCCAGCTTATCTTGATCCATCCAACTGGCAACAGCAG CAACCAAACCCTCAAACTGCAGGGACGTCTAGCAGTGGAAATCCTCATCTTCCACTTCCGCCACAGCCGCCGCCACCGCTGCCTCAGCCTCATGTGGCCGGCGTCACGGGCTCAATCCGACCTGGTTCGATGGCTGATCGAGCCCGGCTCGCCAACATCCCCATGCCAGAGGCTGCCCTCAAATGCCCTAGATGCGATTCCTCAAACACCAAGTTCTGCTACTTCAATAACTACAGCctctcgcagccccgccacttctGCAAGGCCTGCCGGCGGTACTGGACCAGAGGCGGTGCTCTCAGAAACGTCCCAGTCGGAGGCGGCTGCCGGAGAAACAAGAGGAGCAAGGGCAGCAGCTCTAAATCTCCAGTTAGCAGTGACCGGCAAACTAGCAGCGGCTCCGCAAGTGCAGCTTCCTCTACTAGTACTGGAACCGCCAGTATTTTAGGCCTCACGCCACAAATTCCACCGTTGCGCTTCATGGCCCCTCTAAGCCAGCTCTCTGATTATGGTGCCGGCGAGATCAGCTTGGGTTACAGCGGCGTTTCAGCGCCTTTGGCGGCGATTACAAGTGACATGAATTTCCAGCTAGGAAGCATGTCACTTGGTGGAGGTGTTGGTGGTGCTTATATGCCGGCGGCCGGCGGCTTCGACCAGTGGCGACTACAACCGACCCAGATCTCTTCGCTAGCAGCCGGATTGGATTTGCCATCTGGGTTATATCCATTTCAAAGCGGCCTAGAGCCCTTATCCGGCGCCTACGGTGGTGAAGGCAGCCAAATCAGGCCGAAACAGACAGCATCGGGGATCGGTCAACCGGCTAATTCAGTGAAAATGGAAGACAATCAGCAAGATGTGAATTTGTCAAGGCAATTCCTAGGACTCCCTGGAAATGATCAGTATTGGAGTACTGCTGGTTCTGGATGGAATATTAATGACCTTTCTGGATTTAGCTCTTCTTCAACTACCAATCCCTTGTGA